The Apium graveolens cultivar Ventura chromosome 3, ASM990537v1, whole genome shotgun sequence sequence tgcacaacatacacattttcaatgataacatttcgagctagcaaacagccatatccctccgttaaacctttgttgttatctccaaaggtaaccactgggccagctttctcaaccacatttgatagcagggctctatctccggtcatatgtcttgacgatctgctgtcaagaatccacactaccggttgtacctgtttaatgccctgcaatacaaatggattaggccttcttcggaacccaagcttggttgggtccgacatacttgtaaaattggcctttataaggcaaaacaacattcttaattttaatattctcaactttctcaatgactggacatttgaccttgtgaacagtCTTGACAAATTTCagtttaggcttaggcacaaatgtctcctttctagctttaggaggactagcagtcttagacctatcatgctttctattattcacatgttgacgaggagtagtcttatcattagaaacatgcttaccattaaaataagcatacatcagattaaaagcacaagacatacaatcaggaacaccacatgctttatgagagggattaacaataggaaacttatgcatggtagacatggcatttatgttatccaactcatgtgtgtctgagttagtctcagttgctttcacaaccttgactggaacttttgacacacttgacttggagacagctttctcattagcattatcttcagcacggatttcttcttgaataataaatgaggtctcatcaaatggttcatcaattgattctttatagaggggttcatcaacacccttaagcacatgtggtacttccctgcctttagcacagacatgaggaggggagtttatgcctaattttccaatagcagcattgtaatcataacctattccagatgtttgattaacagcttgcttattataaaactctttggacttcgaacaagaattaaagtaagctttaaccttagcctcaagactggtgatcttgtctttgagaatagtttcaagttatCTATAACaatcaactctattctctagaaaagatacttgttgttttaatttatcttgattaatgtgcacaagtcttaattcattgacctctttctcaaggtctttgatttgttgatttaacaattcattatcacgacgagcacaatctaaggaacctcctagatgataaactaattcaacatcagtaaattttacctcttttcttgacaatgaggtgtttgcatcactagccatgagagcaagattcccaacttcttcatcttcactgtcagtatcatcccagcttcttctctttgccaggtaagccctttcagatttactcttctgattagaatcgtaagagttcttcctaacttgttttggcttcctgcattctgtggcaaagtgtcccaactcattgcagttgaagcatcgaatgatgcttcgatcaaccatccctgttttatacccaccactgctggtgttagaggatgaagatccacctttctggaatctgttgtagttggacttgtacttgaacttgggattccttttgaatctgacatttgagaatctcttgacaatcagggccattgactcatcctccaattgctccagttcttccaaggaataaaaatcatctcctgattcatttgtagtaggaggatcaaattctgctactatcaaattttcttcaaccttggaagactgtaccattctttctgactgttgagattgttgatgttgttgatcttcagctactagagcagtagacgtgctgaccactcttcctttcccgtaaacttccttctgctgaatctgctccaactcataagtctttaacacaccatagagcctttccaaagaaatcttactcagatctcttgcttctcttatggcagtgattctatattcgagatgagttggcagtgttaaaaggaactttttgttgacctccctgatggaatagtatttaccattaatgttcaggttgttgattaatgcattgtacctctcaaacacttcagtgattccttctcctggattggatttaaagtattcatactcagaggttaggatttctaacttgttctccctaacttcctctgtgccttcattaataacctcaatagtttcccagatatgtttggaatctttacaattcatcacatgtctattcatcaagggatcaagggaatctactaaaattaattgaaggctagcatccagggaggcttcttctttttcagcaggagaaaaatcctcaggatctttcacataagttcttgctttggtaatcaccacatcattttctattacctctggttcaataaccatcggaattttaggacccttctttaacacttccaggtatttggaatttgcaacttgtaaaaataatagcatcttcttcttccatataacataattttctttatcgaatagtggaattttaacggttccaactttttgtgtagtcattatgaatttttgagtgaataaaaaattcaaggagtgaaagaaacacaaaagtctaggatcttgatttgtacgttaatcataaggctctgataccaattgttaggtcctaatatgtttgtagaaggggggttgaatacaaactataccgtttaatcgaataaaatgcggaataaaaattgaaacaaaattcaagttaaataaaacttttattaaacttgaaatgtgttacaacaacggtatctgttacaaggaattaatctcaaattaattatcacaaatttagaataaattcgacatgaactttttctatttttgcaataattagaatcaaatgctaaaagcgatttgagattaagttctagggattttgatccgctagatagttacacaagaacaacaacagaatttctagtggattggatttaacaataactgctagaaataaatgctctgagaattttacaataatttctcTACTTCTGTTTGTTTTGTGTTCTTCAGTGGTTGGCTTTGTATTCAATTGTGTTAAAAAAATAatctgcttctgtttgtttaagtaaacagatcactcgaattgaatcagcatgacattcggcaagacaatccaaaatgaactagcaagacaatccaaaatgaactagcaagacaatcctttaaactggtagaactttcggtaggacaattacttgacttggaaagactatcggtaggacaatagaatgacttggtagaactatccagaaagacttggtaggactttcggtatgacaatccaattgtcataccaattcaaatctgttttgctgattttctttttgaatataaattcaaaattaattaaccaattaattcaattaatcaataaattaatctttgcagatttaatttattttcttaattaatttaaatgacttaattaattaatagagaattaatactactcttgaacaacaaccactcttttgacaatcttctgaaaatcactgaatccatttcaccacttgaatgttgacactcgatgtactgtctggttcatgaatgactaacttctgtgatgtttctccaagtcttgattttcttcagattaaattcctgtaattaattgataccctgacgagatctctgtcacttggttaaatctacaatcttgatttatatcactgaggcttaatcaattacttgagcttcttccagtgaatcttcaagtctgtagatgaacaatgtttcttaaccctttgacagatgttactttgtgagatctctccgacgatagatccactatttacttattacattcttatttgagttgagttaaatcctcgaataaataaataggcttaacatatgcctttcactttTTGTTtaatttagttacttgctgaacTTTTTGTAGCTCACTCTGTTATTTATCTAACCCTGACAGTTAAGCATGaggaagatggccaggcttagacTCGGCTGTTAAGAATATCTATAGTGGTCCTCACCGTACTGTTAGAATCTCTATACCAGCTCAGGTAGCAGAAATGCATAAATAATAGCTGGGAGTAAGCTATGTTGAATTAGATCGTTGTTATCAGTACCTTTGCGTTGTTTTGTGTAATTCCAAACTGGAGTTATGATTTTGGCTATTTATTAAGGTTTGTGATAATTTTATATTGACCGCTAGTAGTTGTaacttgtttcataccataacctgtttGAGATACTTGTGGTGTAAAGGGGgttatatatttaattacgaaaATGTGGTTAATCGTGAAAAGTGATTCCCCAATCTAGACCCCGGATtgggagggcgtcacaggttggtatcagagctacatgttttGGTCCCTGAAACAAGTTAAGACTATTTTAAGGAGACCCCTAAGTTAAGTGCGCATCTCCAACTCATATAGAGTTTAGTTGAGACTATCAGATATAGTCTTGATTTGGTAAGTTTACAAGTTTAGGGTGTAATTGGGTAATCTTGATAACGTTTGGATGAGGATTCACCGATTAGTTACGCGATGACCGGGACTTATAAATTCTCTAGGAGGAAAAGATGCATGTTGAATGTATTGATAACAAGTCTGGACCGCTAGTGATCTGATGAAGTTTATGCTGGGGCTATGCAGGTGGGTGAAATTATGACATGTAGTTATTTTATCTTGGTATTAGTAAGATGGGAAAGACTTGGTGGATGCCGAGTCTATAGGATGACCTTAGTTGGTTAAGATTTATTATATTTATGGCAGTAGTTAGTTTGCAGCTGGTGGTACTTAAGGGGATATATTCCCAAAATTCTTTCCCTTGTTTGATCATGTAGCTATGTTATCATTTTTCCTTATCTTTCATTTCGATCTTAATCTTGAAACCTTGACTATCATTTTATTCATATGCGTATTTCTTTCTCATAACATTATTGCACCTTACTGTTCCCTTCCTACATGTttacatattgttttgaataataCATGTGCTTCACAATGACCCCTTGAACTCTTACCCTACGATCTCAACTATATGACGAGCAACTTATGTAGCAATAAGGTTGCATGTGCTAATCATTTTAAATGATGGATGCTAAAAAGTAATGAGATATTATGTTGTGATATATTGCCATGCTAGCATCTTGCTTAATAAGTTGCTTGTCTATTCATTAGAAGAAGATGTTAACTACACCAACCAACCCAGATGAGGGTAACCAGACCCAAAGTCAGAATCAAGAGAATCCTACAATGACTCAGATTCTCCACCTTCTTCAGCTGCAAACTACTGCTTTACACTAGCAGCCCCAAGCTCCTCGAGTCGGAAGCTTTAAAGCCTTCTAGTCCCTTCATCCACCAGAATTTACGGGAACAACAGATCCAATTCAGGCAAAGTCTTGGATAAAAGAGATAGAAAAAGCCTTTGCTTTGGCAGAGGTTGGTGAAAATAAGAAGACTGAATATGCAAGTTTTTAAATGAAAGATGATGCAAATTTCTGGTGGGAGTCCACCAATGCTTTAGAAGAAGATGGTGTAATTACGTGGCAAAGGTTTACTGAactatttctggaaaagtatctACCTCAATATTTACAGGATCAATTGGAAGTCTCGTTCTTAGAACTGAAGCAAGAAGGTATGactgtagcagagtacgaggtGAAATTTTCAGAACTGGCAAGGTTTATGCCAGAATATGTGAATACGGAACGTAAGAAGGCAAAACGATTCCAACAAGGACTTAAATCATGGATACGTAGACAGGTGGCAGTTCTCGAACTCCAGACATATGTTGCAGtggttcagaaggctatgattatagAAGGTGAAAGTGAAATGTCAAAGAGGGAGAATGATAACGAGAAAAGAAAATTTCAGGGTTctgaagaaagtcaaggacaagAAAGTGGAAAGTCGAAGGGAAAGTTTAAGAAGGGTTCTGATAACCCGATAAATAAGGGATTCCAAGGGTTCAAACTTCAAACCCGGAAATGTTAGACAGGGTAACCATTTCTCCACTCAGAATCAGCAACAGAAAGGCAATAGACCCCCCGCCCCAAAATATAAGACGTGTGGGAAGAAGCATTTTGGAATCTATAACAAGCCTAACATCACATGCTTCAAGTGTAACAAGAAGGgccattattcttcagaatgcaCCAGTTCTTCGGACAAGAAATGTGTGACATGCTTTAAATATGGCAAGTTGGGACATATGGCTAGAGATTGTAAGGAACCTGTTCAACAAGAAAATGTTCTCAGGATAACTGGACCACCACCAGCAGCACCTCAAGTGCAACCAAGGGCTCGAACTTTTAACATGAcgatgaaggatgctgttcaggACTCATATGTGATCGCAGGTACGCTTATCGTGAACTCTTTAGATGCAAAAGTATTAGCGGATTCAGAACctaccaagtcttttatatccaAGAATTTTGTTGATAAATTGAATTATGCTACTCAACCTTTAGAGCCCAACTTGGTTATAGAAGTGGCTAATCAAGATAAAGTCTTTGTCGATAGAATTTGTCCTAGTTGCGACATAGAGATAGGAGGTCGTCATTTCTTCGTGAACTTGATACCTTTCAAactaggagaatttgacatcatcctaggaatggattggctagcaGACCATGATGCTCAGATTGAGTGTAAAAGCAAGAAAGTGAGGTTGAAGTCCAAGGACGATAAGGAAGTCTCTTTTGGGGAGGAAACAAGAGAATTAGTTTCTGACGATGATTCAAGCAAAACGATTATTAAGACAAGGATGCGAGGCCTATTTAGCACATGTAGTGGATTTTAGTAAAGAACCACCTAAGATAGAGGAAATTCCGATTGTTAATGAGTTTCCCGATGTTTTCCCATAcgaattaccaggattgccaccagaTCGAGAGATAGAATTTGCGATTGATTTGGCATCCGGCATtgaaccagtatcgaaagctccttATCGGATGGCACctgtagaaatgaaagagttagctacgcaattgcaggaattattggacaaaggGGTGATTCGACCAAGCttatccccatggggcgcaccggTTTTATTCGtcaagaaaaaggatggaagcatgagccTGTGTATCGACAATCGTGAACTcaataagctgaccattaaaaATAAATATCCATTACCATGGATCGATGATTTATTCGACCAATTAAAGGGAGCGACATGTTTCTCTAAGATTGACCTAAGATCGGGTTATCACCAGTtgaagatcaaagcggaagatatacctaaAACAACATTTTgtacgagatatgggcattatgaatttttagtgatggctTTTGGGCTGACCAATGCACCTgccgcattcatggatttgatgaatagagttttcaagaaatatttggataagtttgtgatcgtgtttattgatgatattttgatttattctaAAACGGAAGCTGAACACGctgagcatttgaggatagctttgAGAATTTTAAGGAAAGAGAAGTTATAAGCTAAATTCTCTAAGTGCGAGTTTTGGCTAAAGGATGTTCAATTTCTTGGGCACGTGGTAAGAAGTGAAGGCATCAAAGTGGATCCTGCAAAGATCGAAGCagtaatgaattgggaaaggcctaGGACGCCAACAGAAGTTAGAAGTTTTTTGGGACTAGCTGGCTACTATCGAAGATTTGTACAAGACTTTTCAAAGATAGCGGTTCCGTTGACAACGTTGACCAGAAAGAACGAAAAATTCATATGGACAGGCAAGTGTGAAAAGagtttccaagaactgaagaaaaggTTAGTTTCAGCACCCGTGTTAGCTCTACCGGATGAAGGAGGtgattttgtgatctacagtgatgcgtctcacaaaggactaggatgtgtgtTAATGAAACATAGAAAAGTGATTGCTTATGCTTCTCGGCAATtgaagcctcacgagcagaaatatccaactcATGACCTGGAGTTAGCAGCAATCGaatttgcacttaagatttgaagacattatttgtatggagaaaagtatgaaatctatacggatcataaaagcttgaagtatatctttacccaaaaggagctgaacatgagacaaagacgatggctggaattgatcaaaggATAATGATTGtacgataaattatcatcctggaaaggcgaacgtcGTGGCAGATGCCCTGAGTCGAAAGGAAAGATTaaatatgttaacatcatcagaagagttaataaaagaatttgaaaagttagaaattgaagtgCGAATCCCTGAGCCTAAAGGTAGTGTAATATATGCAATGACGTTTCAGCctgagttgttagaaaagattcgacGATGTCAAGAGCAGGTGATGATTTAAGAAAGTGATAAATTGACCGGAGAAGAGATAAATAGTCAAAAGGATAGTGAAGGCATATTGAGATTTTCTTCTCGTATTTGGATTCCCAATGT is a genomic window containing:
- the LOC141713862 gene encoding uncharacterized protein LOC141713862, which gives rise to MARDCKEPVQQENVLRITGPPPAAPQVQPRARTFNMTMKDAVQDSYVIAGTLIVNSLDAKVLADSEPTKSFISKNFVDKLNYATQPLEPNLVIEVANQDKVFVDRICPSCDIEIGGRHFFVNLIPFKLGEFDIILGMDWLADHDAQIECKSKKVRLKSKDDKEVSFGEETRELVSDDDSSKTIIKTRMRGLFSTCSGF
- the LOC141713864 gene encoding putative mitochondrial protein AtMg00860: MNWERPRTPTEVRSFLGLAGYYRRFVQDFSKIAVPLTTLTRKNEKFIWTGKCEKSFQELKKRLVSAPVLALPDEGGDFVIYSDASHKGLGCVLMKHRKVIAYASRQLKPHEQKYPTHDLELAAIEFALKI